One window of the Triticum dicoccoides isolate Atlit2015 ecotype Zavitan chromosome 3B, WEW_v2.0, whole genome shotgun sequence genome contains the following:
- the LOC119277719 gene encoding uncharacterized protein LOC119277719 — protein MARRSRRRPSSPSTVTPPPLEDDDLLHEILLRLPPQPPYILRASLVSKRWRLLATDPKFLRRFRVRHRRPPLLGVFSSDYKRNISFRSTLDPPYRIPPERFSLPLEPWAMLDCRHGRVLFVEKKRHQLIVWDPITDHCCFVADPPLFKIGVLGGAVLCAAADQGHVHGDCRSSPFKVVVLGYAKHDDQEAGCVASVYYSETGIWGDLISTTLPWRPVACEYSTFVGNAVHWMLMSSGGLSEGILQFDLDQQRLAVINTPPDVHYEFHSVQVIQTEDGGLGFATLLGPHYHPRFQMWEGKVNSHGVAIWVLRRTVELQKILGLGFRIEKGMSSIVHYTEDAHAIFFWVHSFVYMVQLESMQSKKLFRSNGGFCTYRPFTSFYTEGISGLKQK, from the exons ATggcccgccgcagccgccgccgaccTTCCTCGCCGTCCACGGTAACGCCGCCTCCGCTGGAAGACGACGATCTCCTCCACGAGATCCTTCTCCGCCTCCCCCCGCAGCCGCCCTACATCCTGCGCGCCTCCCTCGTATCTAAGCGCTGGCGACTCCTTGCCACCGACCCCAAGTTCCTCCGCCGCTTCCGCGTCCGCCACCGGAGGCCTCCTCTCCTCGGCGTCTTCTCATCAGATTACAAACGGAACATTTCGTTCAGATCCACTCTGGACCCGCCGTACCGCATCCCTCCCGAGCGCTTCTCCCTGCCACTCGAGCCCTGGGCGATGCTCGACTGCCGACACGGACGCGTACTCTTCGTTGAGAAGAAGCGGCATCAGCTCATTGTGTGGGACCCTATCACTGACCACTGCTGCTTCGTTGCCGATCCGCCGCTGTTCAAGATTGGGGTCCTTGGCGGGGCAGTTCTCTGCGCTGCCGCCGACCAGGGACACGTTCATGGCGACTGCCGCTCGAGCCCTTTTAAAGTGGTCGTGCTGGGCTACGCCAAGCACGATGATCAAGAGGCGGGATGCGTTGCAAGTGTTTACTACTCGGAGACTGGCATATGGGGCGATCTCATTTCAACAACGCTTCCATGGAGGCCTGTTGCTTGTGAGTACAGCACATTTGTTGGTAACGCCGTTCACTGGATGCTTATGAGTAGTGGGGGATTGAGTGAGGGCATACTTCAGTTTGATTTGGATCAGCAGAGGCTAGCTGTGATCAATACGCCTCCTGATGTTCATTACGAATTTCACAGTGTTCAGGTCATTCAGACAGAGGATGGCGGCCTTGGCTTCGCCACTTTGTTGGGCCCCCACTATCACCCCCGCTTCCAAATGTGGGAGGGGAAGGTCAATTCTCATGGTGTTGCCATATGGGTGTTGCGGAGAACTGTTGAACTGCAGAAGATTCTTGGATTGGGGTTTAGGATTGAGAAGGGGATGTCATCTATAGTGCACTATACTGAGGATGCTCATGCAATCTTCTTTTGGGTGCACTCATTTGTCTATATGGTTCAGCTTGAGTCAATGCAGTCCAAGAAACTTTTTAGAAGCAACGGCGGGTTTTGCACCTATCGTCCTTTCACAAGTTTTTATACTGAAG GTATCAGTGGTTTGAAGCAGAAGTAG